A window of the Macadamia integrifolia cultivar HAES 741 unplaced genomic scaffold, SCU_Mint_v3 scaffold170, whole genome shotgun sequence genome harbors these coding sequences:
- the LOC122064622 gene encoding protein TIFY 8 isoform X3: protein MAVLTMAFNNSNKNTNNEAKPTFHDFLGMSCASAPGLPLRLAPKASAFVGDIRPSEPSASASASVGASSGAYGPVSAATSDLGSVERQVGNQFEGVSFHGSRSDVSGPEISNRFPGRKRSNSESTFMGSTRDRMPQTGPGSCENSHLMKILRNGGGGERPRWSRDEELFIGMQPPRPTSTSVILQPPIGSSRPDSVISKWERPMPMNAGAMVPMKTPLLNQTTPFADKVSSTKYREANTGPWRISQPAADEGSRTGIKGSGILSVVNASVGPSERNSPGLLPSSSRPKSGPHIGDPESSNPMSRRGLMSASCQMTIFYAGQAHVFDDVHPNKAEVIMALAGSNGASWSTSYSPKSTVQPPIRQPPHGENFPRSGGNEMGKSSLPFSQDIRGRRLSIPGNLSHGLSQGGRVSTTRSDPLDIPLAKCSSEGSKNPSSSIRI, encoded by the exons ATGGCTGTATTGACGATGGCCTTTAACAACAGCAACAAGAATACCAACAACGAAGCCAAGCCTACTTTCCATGATTTTCTTGGCATGAGCTGTGCTTCTGCTCCTGGTTTGCCTCTTCGTTTAGCGCCAAAGGCTTCTGCTTTTGTTGGAGATATCCGTCCATCTGAACCATCCGCATCGGCTTCGGCCTCTGTCGGAGCTTCTTCTGGTGCTTATGGCCCTGTTTCCGCTGCTACTTCTGATCTGGGTTCTG TAGAAAGGCAGGTGGGGAACCAGTTTGAAGGGGTTTCATTTCATGGCTCGAGGAGTGATGTGTCTGGCCCTGAGATAAGCAATAGGTTCCCTGGAAGAAAAAGGAGCAATTCGGAGTCCACATTCATGGGGTCAACAAGAGATAGAATGCCTCAAACAGGACCGGGATCCTGTGAAAACTCCCACCTGATGAAA ATACTCCGAAATGGAGGTGGGGGAGAACGGCCAAGATGGTCTCGAGATGAGGAACTTTTCATTGGTATGCAACCACCAAGGCCGACTTCTACTTCTGTCATATTACAGCCGCCCATTGGCAGTAGTAGACCTGATTCTGTAATTTCGAAGTGGGAGCGGCCTATGCCCATGAATGCAGGCGCCATGGTGCCCATGAAAACTCCTCTTCTAAACCAAACCACACCCTTCGCTGATAAGGTCTCCTCTACTAAATACAGGGAGGCCAATACCGGCCCTTGGCGAATCTCTCAACCAGCTGCTGATGAGGGCTCTAGAACAGGCATTAAAGGTTCTGGAATTCTGAGTGTTGTTAATGCCAGTGTTGGACCTTCTGAACGAAACTCACCTGGGTTGCTGCCAAGTAGCAGCAGACCAAAGTCTGGACCTCACATTGGAGATCCTGAATCTTCTAATCCAATGAG TCGACGTGGATTAATGTCTGCTAGTTGTCAAATGACTATATTTTATGCTGGCCAAGCTCATGTTTTTGATGATGTCCACCCTAACAAG GCAGAAGTAATAATGGCATTAGCAGGATCAAATGGGGCATCATGGTCCACATCTTATTCCCCAAAGTCCACTGTGCAGCCACCCATTAGACAGCCACCCCATGGTGAAAACTTTCCCCGCAGTGGAGGTAATGAAATGGGCAAAAGCAGCTTACCATTCTCACAAGATATACGTGGAAGGAGGTTGTCCATACCAGGGAATCTCAGTCATGGACTTAGCCAAGGTGGCCGAGTCTCAACGACccgaagtgatcctctagacaTTCCCTTGG CAAAATGTAGTAGCGAGGGATCCAAGAACCCTAGCTCGAGCATCAGAATCTGA
- the LOC122064622 gene encoding protein TIFY 8 isoform X1, translating into MAVLTMAFNNSNKNTNNEAKPTFHDFLGMSCASAPGLPLRLAPKASAFVGDIRPSEPSASASASVGASSGAYGPVSAATSDLGSVERQVGNQFEGVSFHGSRSDVSGPEISNRFPGRKRSNSESTFMGSTRDRMPQTGPGSCENSHLMKILRNGGGGERPRWSRDEELFIGMQPPRPTSTSVILQPPIGSSRPDSVISKWERPMPMNAGAMVPMKTPLLNQTTPFADKVSSTKYREANTGPWRISQPAADEGSRTGIKGSGILSVVNASVGPSERNSPGLLPSSSRPKSGPHIGDPESSNPMSRRGLMSASCQMTIFYAGQAHVFDDVHPNKAEVIMALAGSNGASWSTSYSPKSTVQPPIRQPPHGENFPRSGGNEMGKSSLPFSQDIRGRRLSIPGNLSHGLSQGGRVSTTRSDPLDIPLGVQQNVVARDPRTLARASESDTKSGR; encoded by the exons ATGGCTGTATTGACGATGGCCTTTAACAACAGCAACAAGAATACCAACAACGAAGCCAAGCCTACTTTCCATGATTTTCTTGGCATGAGCTGTGCTTCTGCTCCTGGTTTGCCTCTTCGTTTAGCGCCAAAGGCTTCTGCTTTTGTTGGAGATATCCGTCCATCTGAACCATCCGCATCGGCTTCGGCCTCTGTCGGAGCTTCTTCTGGTGCTTATGGCCCTGTTTCCGCTGCTACTTCTGATCTGGGTTCTG TAGAAAGGCAGGTGGGGAACCAGTTTGAAGGGGTTTCATTTCATGGCTCGAGGAGTGATGTGTCTGGCCCTGAGATAAGCAATAGGTTCCCTGGAAGAAAAAGGAGCAATTCGGAGTCCACATTCATGGGGTCAACAAGAGATAGAATGCCTCAAACAGGACCGGGATCCTGTGAAAACTCCCACCTGATGAAA ATACTCCGAAATGGAGGTGGGGGAGAACGGCCAAGATGGTCTCGAGATGAGGAACTTTTCATTGGTATGCAACCACCAAGGCCGACTTCTACTTCTGTCATATTACAGCCGCCCATTGGCAGTAGTAGACCTGATTCTGTAATTTCGAAGTGGGAGCGGCCTATGCCCATGAATGCAGGCGCCATGGTGCCCATGAAAACTCCTCTTCTAAACCAAACCACACCCTTCGCTGATAAGGTCTCCTCTACTAAATACAGGGAGGCCAATACCGGCCCTTGGCGAATCTCTCAACCAGCTGCTGATGAGGGCTCTAGAACAGGCATTAAAGGTTCTGGAATTCTGAGTGTTGTTAATGCCAGTGTTGGACCTTCTGAACGAAACTCACCTGGGTTGCTGCCAAGTAGCAGCAGACCAAAGTCTGGACCTCACATTGGAGATCCTGAATCTTCTAATCCAATGAG TCGACGTGGATTAATGTCTGCTAGTTGTCAAATGACTATATTTTATGCTGGCCAAGCTCATGTTTTTGATGATGTCCACCCTAACAAG GCAGAAGTAATAATGGCATTAGCAGGATCAAATGGGGCATCATGGTCCACATCTTATTCCCCAAAGTCCACTGTGCAGCCACCCATTAGACAGCCACCCCATGGTGAAAACTTTCCCCGCAGTGGAGGTAATGAAATGGGCAAAAGCAGCTTACCATTCTCACAAGATATACGTGGAAGGAGGTTGTCCATACCAGGGAATCTCAGTCATGGACTTAGCCAAGGTGGCCGAGTCTCAACGACccgaagtgatcctctagacaTTCCCTTGG GAGTGCAGCAAAATGTAGTAGCGAGGGATCCAAGAACCCTAGCTCGAGCATCAGAATCTGACACCAAAAGCGGAAGATAG
- the LOC122064622 gene encoding protein TIFY 8 isoform X2 — protein MAVLTMAFNNSNKNTNNEAKPTFHDFLGMSCASAPGLPLRLAPKASAFVGDIRPSEPSASASASVGASSGAYGPVSAATSDLGSERQVGNQFEGVSFHGSRSDVSGPEISNRFPGRKRSNSESTFMGSTRDRMPQTGPGSCENSHLMKILRNGGGGERPRWSRDEELFIGMQPPRPTSTSVILQPPIGSSRPDSVISKWERPMPMNAGAMVPMKTPLLNQTTPFADKVSSTKYREANTGPWRISQPAADEGSRTGIKGSGILSVVNASVGPSERNSPGLLPSSSRPKSGPHIGDPESSNPMSRRGLMSASCQMTIFYAGQAHVFDDVHPNKAEVIMALAGSNGASWSTSYSPKSTVQPPIRQPPHGENFPRSGGNEMGKSSLPFSQDIRGRRLSIPGNLSHGLSQGGRVSTTRSDPLDIPLGVQQNVVARDPRTLARASESDTKSGR, from the exons ATGGCTGTATTGACGATGGCCTTTAACAACAGCAACAAGAATACCAACAACGAAGCCAAGCCTACTTTCCATGATTTTCTTGGCATGAGCTGTGCTTCTGCTCCTGGTTTGCCTCTTCGTTTAGCGCCAAAGGCTTCTGCTTTTGTTGGAGATATCCGTCCATCTGAACCATCCGCATCGGCTTCGGCCTCTGTCGGAGCTTCTTCTGGTGCTTATGGCCCTGTTTCCGCTGCTACTTCTGATCTGGGTTCTG AAAGGCAGGTGGGGAACCAGTTTGAAGGGGTTTCATTTCATGGCTCGAGGAGTGATGTGTCTGGCCCTGAGATAAGCAATAGGTTCCCTGGAAGAAAAAGGAGCAATTCGGAGTCCACATTCATGGGGTCAACAAGAGATAGAATGCCTCAAACAGGACCGGGATCCTGTGAAAACTCCCACCTGATGAAA ATACTCCGAAATGGAGGTGGGGGAGAACGGCCAAGATGGTCTCGAGATGAGGAACTTTTCATTGGTATGCAACCACCAAGGCCGACTTCTACTTCTGTCATATTACAGCCGCCCATTGGCAGTAGTAGACCTGATTCTGTAATTTCGAAGTGGGAGCGGCCTATGCCCATGAATGCAGGCGCCATGGTGCCCATGAAAACTCCTCTTCTAAACCAAACCACACCCTTCGCTGATAAGGTCTCCTCTACTAAATACAGGGAGGCCAATACCGGCCCTTGGCGAATCTCTCAACCAGCTGCTGATGAGGGCTCTAGAACAGGCATTAAAGGTTCTGGAATTCTGAGTGTTGTTAATGCCAGTGTTGGACCTTCTGAACGAAACTCACCTGGGTTGCTGCCAAGTAGCAGCAGACCAAAGTCTGGACCTCACATTGGAGATCCTGAATCTTCTAATCCAATGAG TCGACGTGGATTAATGTCTGCTAGTTGTCAAATGACTATATTTTATGCTGGCCAAGCTCATGTTTTTGATGATGTCCACCCTAACAAG GCAGAAGTAATAATGGCATTAGCAGGATCAAATGGGGCATCATGGTCCACATCTTATTCCCCAAAGTCCACTGTGCAGCCACCCATTAGACAGCCACCCCATGGTGAAAACTTTCCCCGCAGTGGAGGTAATGAAATGGGCAAAAGCAGCTTACCATTCTCACAAGATATACGTGGAAGGAGGTTGTCCATACCAGGGAATCTCAGTCATGGACTTAGCCAAGGTGGCCGAGTCTCAACGACccgaagtgatcctctagacaTTCCCTTGG GAGTGCAGCAAAATGTAGTAGCGAGGGATCCAAGAACCCTAGCTCGAGCATCAGAATCTGACACCAAAAGCGGAAGATAG
- the LOC122064643 gene encoding gibberellin 3-beta-dioxygenase 1-like encodes MGSLSEGKKLTQPDSGKDTPPDFRSLKEVPASYLRSEIDYNSFVNLIDSQAYVPVVDLADPNIIELVGRAFQTYGVFQVTNHGIHMGLIKDTEIEARRLFSLPAEQKLKALHPPDGSAGYGLTRFTPFFDRLMWNEGFSIMGSPIDDARKLWPDNYTIFCDVIEGYLKQMQELSMKLKRLILASLGLTTEEDLKMAGLGPSGEFTEGCITALQLNHYPPCPNPKQVMGLAAHTDTSMFTILYQGDISGLQVYREGVGWATVPPVPGAFVVNAGDLLHILSNGRFPTLVHRVLANPAHNRISLAYFYGPTPNAQIKPFSNLVEPGDVPRYCSMLWGEYINTKAKHIGKALSLVSNIEQKQTQEGGCLYEEVG; translated from the exons ATGGGTTCCCTCTCAGAAGGCAAAAAACTGACCCAACCCGACTCCGGCAAAGACACACCACCGGACTTCCGATCACTGAAAGAGGTCCCAGCCTCCTACTTAAGGTCGGAGATTGATTACAACTCCTTTGTGAACTTGATTGATTCACAAGCATATGTTCCTGTTGTGGACCTTGCAGACCCTAATATTATTGAACTGGTGGGCCGGGCATTTCAGACATATGGTGTCTTCCAAGTCACCAACCATGGCATTCACATGGGCCTCATAAAGGATACCGAGATTGAGGCCCGAAGGCTCTTCTCCCTACCTGCCGAACAAAAGCTCAAAGCCCTCCACCCGCCGGATGGGTCCGCAGGCTATGGACTCACTCGTTTCACACCCTTCTTCGATAGATTGATGTGGAATGAAGGATTTTCCATTATGGGGTCCCCCATTGATGATGCCCGCAAGCTTTGGCCAGACAACTACACAATATTctg TGATGTAATAGAAGGGTATCTGAAGCAGATGCAGGAGCTGTCCATGAAATTGAAGAGGCTGATCCTTGCCTCATTGGGCTTGACTACTGAAGAAGATCTAAAGATGGCTGGGCTTGGCCCATCAGGTGAATTCACTGAAGGCTGCATCACTGCTCTCCAGTTGAATCATTACCCACCCTGTCCCAACCCAAAACAGGTCATGGGTCTAGCTGCACACACAGATACATCCATGTTCACCATCCTCTACCAAGGTGATATAAGTGGTCTCCAAGTCTACCGTGAAGGGGTTGGATGGGCCACGGTGCCACCAGTACCTGGTGCCTTCGTCGTCAATGCCGGTGACCTCCTCCATATACTATCCAATGGCCGGTTCCCAACCCTCGTCCACCGTGTGCTTGCGAACCCAGCCCACAACCGCATCTCCTTGGCCTACTTCTATGGCCCAACACCAAACGCTCAGATCAAGCCATTCTCCAATCTGGTCGAACCAGGCGATGTCCCTCGCTATTGTTCTATGCTGTGGGGAGAGTACATCAACACCAAAGCCAAGCATATTGGCAAGGCCCTTTCTCTTGTTAGCAATATAGAACAAAAACAGACTCAGGAAGGGGGTTGTCTCTATGAAGAGGTTGGTTAA